In Apium graveolens cultivar Ventura chromosome 10, ASM990537v1, whole genome shotgun sequence, the following are encoded in one genomic region:
- the LOC141691943 gene encoding uncharacterized protein LOC141691943, producing MKLRQYFRGRKIRVITNQPLQKIIHKPDASGRLVNWAIELSQFNIKFVPRTTIKAQALVEFVMECTFPEVPETPKIQSEEEMETSDRNSWTLYVDGSATAERSRAGLILSSPNGFTIQQAITFAFKATNNQAEYEALLSGLRLARSLGVRRLIIYSDSQIVVRQTNVEYIAKDPKLARYQEMVRAILETIPDSTILQINREENAKADELSKLIQNTSDLSSSVYFEELGAPSTDRPKVLCIRSPDNWMTPYIAYLKDGTLPEDQNKARYLKYKVAHFFLEDNQLYRRTFSAPTLKYVDPDEADYYLREVDEGICGDHLAAKALAYKVIRQGYYWPTIHADSVAYVKKCNKCQKFSKAQASLGQSSPRSHSQSGESTSWDHSPERRGICVMCWW from the coding sequence ATGAAGCTAAGGCAATATTTCCGAGGCCGGAAAATTAGGGTAATCACTAACCAACCACTTCAAAAAATCATCCATAAGCCAGATGCCTCCGGAAGATTGGTCAATTGGGCGATTGAACTGAGCCAGTTCAACATCAAATTTGTCCCAAGGACaactataaaagcccaggcgttgGTCGAATTCGTCATGGAATGTACCTTTCCTGAAGTCCCGGAAACACCTAAGATCCAGTCCGAAGAAGAAATGGAGACCAGCGACCGAAATTCTTGGACACTGTATGTTGATGGTTCGGCAACAGCCGAGAGGTCCAGGGCTGGCCTGATCCTTTCCAGCCCGAatggattcacaattcaacaagcCATAACCTTCGCTTTCAAAGCAACAAATAATCAGGCTGAATATGAAGCTCTCCTCTCCGGACTCAGGCTAGCCAGATCCCTTGGGGTAAGACGTTTAATCATCTATAGTGATTCTCAAATTGTGGTAAGACAGACCAACGTCGAATATATTGCGAAGGACCCCAAGCTGGCTCGATATCAGGAAATGGTGAGGGCTATCCTGGAAACAATCCCGGACTCAACCATCTTACAGATAAATAGAGAAGAAAACGCAAAGGCAGATGAGCTGTCGAAGCTCATCCAGAATACTTCGGATTTAAGCAGTTCAGTTTACTTCGAGGAGCTCGGGGCACCCAGCACCGACCGGCCCAAAGTCTTATGCATCAGAAGCCCAGACAACTGGATGACTCCTTACATAGCTTATCTTAAAGATGGGACCCTACCAGAAGATCAGAACAAGGCACGCTACCTCAAGTATAAGGTTGCCCATTTCTTTCTAGAAGATAATCAGCTGTACAGGCGAACCTTCTCTGCCCCGACTCTAAAATATGTTGATCCGGATGAGGCAGATTATTATCTCCGGGAGGTAGATGAGGGAATCTGCGGAGATCACTTAGCAGCTAAAGCTCTAGCCtacaaagtcatcagacaaggcTACTATTGGCCCACCATCCACGCTGATTCAGTTGCCTATGTGAAGAAATGCAACAAATGCCAAAAGTTCAGCAAAGCCCAAGCCTCCCTGGGTCAGTCCTCTCCCCGATCCCATTCGCAGTCTGGGGAATCGACATCATGGGACCATTCCCCCGAGCGAAGGGGGATCTGCGTTATGTGCTGGTGGTGA
- the LOC141691944 gene encoding uncharacterized protein LOC141691944, whose product MTKWVEAKAMRTINQQDCIKFVDSIVMRFGIPMVLISDNGPQFVGSDFEAYLKEIGIKHKKASVAHPQGNGQVEVTNRTILQGLEKRLEECKKSWPDELPKVLWSYRTTSRTGTGETPFKLAYGTEAWLTIETGSPSHRVVNFDEVSNIEGLKTNLELLDEVSDRAVGKMESYKEKTKLYFAKKAKIREYVVGGLVLRDTEASDPTNQGKLQPNWGAPT is encoded by the coding sequence ATGACTAAGTGGGTAGAAGCCAAGGCCATGAGAACCATCAATCAGCAAGACTGCATCAAATTCGTGGATTCGATtgtgatgaggttcgggatcccgatGGTTTTAATCTCGGACAACGGCCCTCAGTTTGTCGGTTCAGACTTTGAAGCATACTTGAAAGAGATTGGGATAAAGCATAAGAAAGCATCCGTAGCCCATCCCCAGGGAAACGGTCAAGTAGAGGTCACTAACAGAACCATACTCCAAGGTTTGGAAAAAAGGTTGGAAGAATGTAAGAAAAGCTGGCCAGACGAGCTCCCGAAGGTTTTATGGTCATACAGAACCACCTCCCGGACCGGAACCGGTGAGACCCCATTTAAGCTTGCTTACGGCACCGAGGCTTGGCTAACAATAGAAACCGGTTCCCCTTCTCATAGAGTGGTCAACTTTGACGAAGTCTCCAACATAGAAGGCCTTAAAACCAATCTCGAACTCTTGGATGAAGTAAGTGACCGGGCTGTAGGAAAAATGGAAAGCTACAAGGAAAAAACAAAGCTCTACTTTGCGAAGAAGGCCAAGATAAGAGAATATGTGGTAGGAGGTCTAGTACTCCGGGACACTGAAGCTTCGGACCCAACTAACCAAGGGAAATTGCAGCCGAACTGGGGGGCCCCTACATAG